A genomic segment from Syntrophotalea acetylenivorans encodes:
- a CDS encoding DUF1847 domain-containing protein yields MNHSALATTDQEATEQDCLALYDEQDRQLMKLASAAKNRSIDRAEEILRFAETAGWKRIGIAHCVAVAKEAALLEQRLGQTLDITRVDCKVCRIPADALVPGDRGTSCNPIGQAILLAEKGTELNIAMGLCLGHDLLFSKHSKAPATTLVVKDRVHRHNPIAALK; encoded by the coding sequence GTGAATCACAGCGCTCTAGCCACAACCGACCAGGAAGCAACGGAACAGGATTGCCTGGCTCTATACGACGAACAGGACCGGCAATTAATGAAGCTGGCGTCGGCCGCAAAAAACCGGAGCATTGACCGGGCAGAAGAGATTCTACGTTTTGCAGAAACAGCGGGATGGAAGCGAATCGGCATAGCCCATTGCGTTGCCGTGGCAAAAGAAGCGGCCCTTCTCGAGCAACGCCTTGGACAGACCCTTGACATAACACGGGTCGACTGCAAGGTTTGCCGCATCCCGGCCGATGCCCTGGTACCAGGTGATCGCGGCACCTCCTGCAATCCGATTGGCCAGGCCATTCTGCTGGCTGAAAAGGGTACCGAACTCAACATTGCCATGGGCCTGTGCCTTGGACATGACCTGCTGTTCTCCAAGCACTCCAAGGCGCCGGCAACTACCTTGGTGGTAAAAGACCGGGTTCATAGACACAATCCCATCGCCGCACTAAAGTAA
- a CDS encoding HAD family hydrolase, whose translation MVKAVFWDNDGVLVDTEHLYFEASRDALRQVDIELSIEQFAHISLGLGKSSLCLASEQGVSDRTLETLRQHINQRYAELLQNGAAPMAGASETLQALHGKVAMAIVTSSRREHFDLIHQNNGLLGFFDFILTREDYQYSKPNPEPYLKALKISGLQAEECLVIEDTRRGFEAARQAGLRCVVLPNRLTPNNEFNGAFQVIRKLQEVPPWFWEKSLPRRFRCPLAKLPVQSEKSQRGLHFSMKELIFSNS comes from the coding sequence ATGGTCAAAGCTGTTTTCTGGGATAACGACGGAGTCTTGGTCGACACCGAACATCTCTACTTTGAGGCCAGTCGCGATGCCTTGCGACAAGTCGACATTGAGCTGAGCATAGAACAATTCGCCCACATAAGCCTCGGCCTTGGGAAAAGCTCCCTCTGCCTCGCCTCCGAGCAAGGCGTCAGCGACAGAACCCTGGAGACTTTGCGGCAGCACATAAACCAACGCTACGCCGAACTGTTGCAAAACGGCGCCGCCCCCATGGCCGGCGCTTCGGAAACCCTGCAAGCCCTTCACGGCAAGGTTGCCATGGCCATCGTAACCAGCTCCAGACGAGAGCATTTTGATCTCATCCATCAAAACAATGGTCTTTTGGGGTTTTTCGATTTTATTTTGACGCGAGAAGACTATCAATACAGCAAACCCAACCCCGAGCCCTATCTTAAGGCACTAAAGATCAGCGGCCTGCAAGCCGAGGAATGTCTGGTGATTGAAGATACTCGCCGCGGATTTGAAGCCGCCCGGCAAGCCGGCCTGCGTTGCGTGGTCTTGCCCAACCGATTGACCCCTAACAACGAATTCAACGGTGCTTTTCAAGTCATCCGCAAACTACAGGAAGTCCCCCCCTGGTTCTGGGAGAAATCTCTTCCGCGCCGCTTCCGCTGCCCCCTGGCTAAACTTCCGGTACAGTCGGAAAAAAG
- a CDS encoding bile acid:sodium symporter family protein: MFRKQDALLLVITYATMLLGILLPELAAPFKTVPMACVMFLLFLSFLAVDLGQVFRCARNAPLDTLRLLTVKCLLLPVAAFALYHYCWPDYRLAALLVAGASTAVLAPFFARLFQADVGLTAAVVILSSLLMPFTLPPLVSGLVGQYLQVGVGAMIQMLALMVFVPALAGRACIRWLPRPADWLLQRSYPLSLLAVALTNLGVFSRYSHYFLHNAALALEAMAAGTLLVTVVLLAGPLLFRGTKPEFRATALVCTLFPNYILILAFSAQFFGPAEATFAATYSVPFFLQVLVLRKVIGDPTAPVKGAAD; encoded by the coding sequence ATGTTTCGTAAGCAAGACGCTCTATTGCTAGTTATTACTTACGCCACCATGTTACTTGGCATTCTACTGCCGGAACTGGCGGCGCCGTTCAAGACGGTGCCCATGGCTTGTGTGATGTTTCTGCTGTTTCTGTCCTTTTTGGCGGTTGACTTAGGTCAGGTATTCCGTTGTGCCAGGAACGCCCCTCTCGACACTCTACGTCTGTTGACGGTCAAGTGTCTGCTGTTGCCGGTGGCGGCTTTCGCCCTCTATCACTATTGCTGGCCGGACTACCGGTTGGCAGCCTTGCTGGTGGCCGGAGCTTCTACGGCGGTGCTGGCGCCCTTCTTTGCGCGCCTGTTTCAAGCCGATGTGGGCCTGACGGCGGCGGTGGTGATCCTCTCCTCCCTGTTGATGCCATTTACCTTGCCACCCCTGGTGTCCGGATTGGTCGGGCAGTACCTGCAGGTGGGGGTCGGGGCCATGATTCAAATGCTGGCGTTGATGGTTTTTGTTCCGGCGCTGGCCGGCCGGGCCTGCATTCGCTGGTTGCCGCGCCCCGCCGACTGGTTGCTGCAGCGCAGCTACCCGTTGTCCTTGCTGGCGGTGGCCTTGACCAACCTCGGGGTTTTCTCCCGCTACTCCCATTACTTTCTGCACAATGCCGCCCTGGCACTGGAGGCAATGGCGGCAGGAACCCTGCTGGTAACGGTGGTTTTGCTCGCCGGGCCGCTGCTATTCCGTGGTACCAAGCCGGAATTTCGCGCCACGGCTCTGGTTTGTACTTTGTTCCCCAATTACATCCTGATCCTAGCCTTCAGCGCCCAGTTTTTCGGCCCTGCCGAAGCGACTTTTGCTGCGACTTACAGCGTGCCGTTTTTTTTGCAGGTGCTGGTACTGCGCAAGGTGATCGGGGACCCGACCGCTCCAGTGAAGGGTGCGGCGGATTGA
- a CDS encoding AsmA family protein, producing the protein MKKLWFFIAAVVVLAAVVVIFGLSNLGPLIKKAVNTQGPKITGTELRLGDVDVSLLSGQVTLQKFLLGNPKGFNSPHAVAVKSIYVDVDEKSLTGETIIIERIEVVGPDIYYEKGAGSDNFKALQRNIAKEAGGGSSKASADSGESSKKLLIRELVIRDGQVHLAVKGLAGQEISAKLPEIKLTNVGQKKDGVSPAEAAREIFAALYGKISSPDVSGVLSKGLQDLQGGAEQIGQKAVEQVGEKAAGEVEAAKEKLKGLFNK; encoded by the coding sequence ATGAAAAAGCTGTGGTTTTTTATTGCTGCGGTCGTTGTTCTTGCCGCAGTGGTGGTGATTTTTGGTCTGTCCAATCTTGGACCGCTCATCAAAAAGGCTGTCAACACCCAGGGTCCGAAGATTACCGGCACCGAATTGCGCCTGGGGGATGTCGATGTGAGCCTCTTGTCCGGTCAGGTTACCTTGCAGAAATTTCTGCTCGGTAACCCGAAGGGGTTCAATTCTCCTCATGCCGTGGCCGTCAAGTCGATTTATGTCGATGTCGATGAGAAGTCCTTGACCGGCGAAACGATCATTATTGAACGTATTGAAGTCGTCGGGCCGGATATCTATTACGAAAAGGGTGCCGGAAGCGATAATTTCAAGGCGTTGCAAAGAAATATTGCCAAGGAGGCAGGGGGAGGAAGCTCTAAGGCTTCTGCCGACAGCGGCGAGAGTAGTAAAAAGCTTTTGATCCGTGAACTGGTTATTCGTGATGGCCAGGTGCATCTGGCTGTGAAAGGCCTCGCGGGCCAGGAAATCAGTGCCAAATTACCGGAGATTAAATTGACTAATGTCGGTCAGAAAAAGGACGGTGTTTCTCCGGCAGAGGCCGCCCGTGAAATTTTTGCCGCCCTCTACGGCAAGATTTCCTCTCCGGATGTGAGCGGTGTGCTTAGCAAGGGTCTGCAGGATCTGCAGGGCGGGGCCGAGCAAATTGGTCAAAAAGCTGTAGAGCAGGTGGGAGAAAAAGCCGCTGGAGAAGTTGAGGCCGCCAAGGAAAAACTCAAGGGGCTATTTAATAAATAA